The Mesomycoplasma hyopneumoniae J genome contains the following window.
TCGACTTTTTTTTGTTTAAAATTTTTGGGATAATTTGCTGCAATGCCTGCACCAAAACCGTAACAATTATTATGGGTAGATAAATTCAATAACCTTCAAAAAGTTTTTGATAGGAGGTTGCAGCTAATTCCAAACCTAAAAAATAAGTAACTTTAAAACTTGGAATTCCCTGCAAAGCTCGCCAAACTGCTATAAAAATCGGCATTGTCACCAAAATTTGTGAAAATGGGGAAAAAGGGGAAAAGTTATTTTTTTTATATAAATCAACAATTTCCTGACGGTGCCGCTGCTGCATCACCTTGTTTTTCTTGTAATTTTCGTATTTTGCATCAATTTTTGCCTTTTTAAGTTGCAGTTCCATCTGTTTGTTCTGGCCAAAAATTGTTTTAAATCTAAAAATAAATGAAATAATTTTTGTAAATACTACAACTGCTAAAATTGATAAAATTGTTATCCAACCCGACCATTCGTACAATGACTGCGAGGCGGTAACTCAAAGGATAATTTTCGATAACGGGTAAACAAAAATTGCATAAAAAGGGCCTAATTTTCAGGATTCTGCTCAGGAAACAATCGGAAAAGCTGGAATTTTGTTTTGAAAAGCAATATTTTTTGCTGCACTTTCATCGTTATTATTCCAACTATAAGTTTTATTTTGGATATCAATCCGGGAAAAATTAGTTGGAAAAACAAGTTTTTTTACTAAATTAGCGTATCCAGAAAGTATTTTTTCAGTTTCAGGGGAAACATCTTTTCCTGATTTTTGCTCAAATTCTGCAATTGCTTTTTCAAGTTTTCCTTGAGAAAATTGCGGTAATAAAATTAATTTGTTATAAATTACCTGAAAAACATCACGGGCAAAAATTGCATACGACCTATTAACGGGCGGAATTTTATTATCTAAATTAAAAAAATAACTATCAATTTTCTCGCTAATTGCAGCATTTTCTGAACTAGATTTATCAAAACTATAAGTATTTATGGGTAAACTTTTAACATCTCGCAGTTTTTCAAAATATTGTTTATCAGATTTAAGGCTAAAATATTTTGGTGATGGAATTTTAATCTCTGTCCAATTTGTTTTTTGCTCTATTGAATTTTCTGAGGAACTAAAAAAAATAAATTCATTATTTTTATCCCCCTTTAAATACTCAAATTCATTTTCGCCTTTTTGAAACATTATCAGTGAACTAAATTCACCAAATTCGGCATTTTCGTTTTTTATCTGTTTTCTTAAAGCATTGAGAATTTTTTCTTGATTTACTTTTTTATTATCAGCTGATACTAAAAAATTATTATTTTTTGTAACTATATCAATTCCAGGTAAATCTTTGTTTTTTGATTCCCTAAAAATTGTGTAATTTGGAGTTATTTCTTCTTTTGAATTATAAAATTCGAGCGCTTCACCGGGATTATAAGAAGTTTTTACAACCATAGACTGAATACAACCAGTTAGGGAAATTCCAAAAATAATTGTATAGAAAAAAATCTTTAAGAACTTAAAAAAACCTTTAAATTTAAAGGTTTTTTTATTTTGATTATTTTGACTTTGGAAATAATCAAAAGCTTTAGGTCGGATTTTTCTATTTTTCATTTCTCTTTAATTCTTTAAAAATTTTAGCTAATTTTTGGTATTTGGTTTCAAAGCTTAGGGGTAAAAAATTCTTTCTCGCAATTAAAACTACACGAAAATTTAAAAAAATCTCCCCTT
Protein-coding sequences here:
- the yidC gene encoding membrane protein insertase YidC — its product is MKNRKIRPKAFDYFQSQNNQNKKTFKFKGFFKFLKIFFYTIIFGISLTGCIQSMVVKTSYNPGEALEFYNSKEEITPNYTIFRESKNKDLPGIDIVTKNNNFLVSADNKKVNQEKILNALRKQIKNENAEFGEFSSLIMFQKGENEFEYLKGDKNNEFIFFSSSENSIEQKTNWTEIKIPSPKYFSLKSDKQYFEKLRDVKSLPINTYSFDKSSSENAAISEKIDSYFFNLDNKIPPVNRSYAIFARDVFQVIYNKLILLPQFSQGKLEKAIAEFEQKSGKDVSPETEKILSGYANLVKKLVFPTNFSRIDIQNKTYSWNNNDESAAKNIAFQNKIPAFPIVSWAESWKLGPFYAIFVYPLSKIILWVTASQSLYEWSGWITILSILAVVVFTKIISFIFRFKTIFGQNKQMELQLKKAKIDAKYENYKKNKVMQQRHRQEIVDLYKKNNFSPFSPFSQILVTMPIFIAVWRALQGIPSFKVTYFLGLELAATSYQKLFEGYWIYLPIIIVTVLVQALQQIIPKILNKKKSNRIMNVQENETLKKQQKTQRIVSIIFIFFGVIFQASLQIYWIIGGIWEILQTLGIFYLQKSNFYREKMRPWLERKKWV